In Mustela lutreola isolate mMusLut2 chromosome 1, mMusLut2.pri, whole genome shotgun sequence, one genomic interval encodes:
- the C1H4orf19 gene encoding uncharacterized protein C4orf19 homolog has translation MGCRCCKMIQSYLFDPVQVPSPGYVNEVNSCKVDEGDTGKLKGKQSSQVVHKNELQIEGLKRTASRGRACSGQEPHWPPPGQPPQGDTAGGHCAGKAGSAINGISPALAPLQPTGDHDRGLLPANSVAPTHPFPERGGPGQQDGALLASQETPVVRNGDSRAASRAEGPALEVLDHDLQIPAPDYPPLWGSVVDKGDQEEKDCLSKSQTEEDPLAGTHPRVGEHGLNMPFPLKRSWDSLNEAVSTDGLSVCFKEEAVAQANSRTEREDARGSPHEPGGDAEDEDAAVAEALAALEAATAGEDVDMDEAD, from the exons ATGGGGTGCAGGTGCTGTAAAATGATACAAAG ctatCTCTTTGATCCGGTTCAAGTGCCCTCCCCTGGCTATGTCAACGAGGTGAACAGCTGCAAGGTGGATGAAGGTGACACTGGTAAACTGAAAGGCAAGCAGAGCAGCCAAGTCGTGCACAAAAATGAGCTGCAGATCGAGGGCCTGAAGAGGACGGCCAGCAGAGGCCGAGCCTGCAGCGGGCAGGAGCCCCACTGGCCGCCTCCAGGACAGCCCCCTCAGGGGGATACAGCAGGGGGACACTGTGCCGGCAAAGCCGGTAGTGCCATCAATGGCATCAGCCCTGCCCTCGCCCCCCTGCAGCCCACTGGGGATCATGACAGGGGCTTACTGCCTGCAAACAGCGTTGCCCCAACTCACCCCTTCCCAGAAAGAGGGGGCCCGGGACAACAGGACGGTGCGCTGCTGGCCTCGCAAGAGACCCCGGTTGTTCGAAATGGGGACTCCAGAGCTGCTTCCAGGGCGGAGGGTCCTGCCTTGGAAGTACTAGACCATGACCTCCAGATCCCGGCCCCAGATTACCCTCCCCTTTGGGGCTCTGTTGTAGACAAAGGTGATCAGGAAGAAAAGGACTGTCTTTCCAAGAGCCAGACTGAGGAGGACCCTCTGGCAGGAACCCACCCCAGGGTGGGGGAGCATGGTTTGAACATGCCCTTCCCCTTGAAGAGAAGTTGGGATTCCTTGAACGAGGCCGTGTCGACAGACGGCCTAAGCGTCTGCTTTAAAGAGGAGGCTGTTGCTCAGGCCAATTCGAGAACCGAGCGGGAGGATGCACGTGGCTCCCCCCACGAGCCGGGCGGGGACGCGGAGGATGAGGATGCGGCCGTGGCGGAAGCCCTTGCGGCCTTAGAAGCAGCAACCGCCGGAGAAGACGTGGACATGGACGAGGCAGATTAA